AAGGACCCATTCAACGCCTTCTTTTGTTATCCTGTACCGGACACGGCCCTCTGTGACAATCAGCCCGTCATTCACAAGTTCCTTAATGTATTCGGAAACAGCCTGGGGGGTTATTCCAATTTTTGCGGCAATCTCTTTTTGCCTTACATTCGGCTGGTGGGCTGCAATCTCAATAAGGACCTGAAACTTGGTGACTCCGCTCTTGGTCTGGAGGATTTTAATCATCAATCGTAATTCTCCTCAACATCTTCAATTAATTTTAATCTCTGCCCCATTACTGAAAGCCTTTCGGACCTGCGGGCAACAGCACAGATATAGAAAGGATTCTTGTTAAGAGTCCTTGTGAGGTTGCTCATTGAGGTGTTGCCTTCTTCTACCAGTCTTTCCAGTTCTTCCATAGCATCCTTGACCTCCTCATAAGGTTTGAAGGTCAGCATGATGATATCACTGAGGTCTTCAAAGGAACACTGAAAGTTCACCTGAACCTTTGAGTAAGAACTGTGGTATTCTTTTGAAGGTTTTTGTCCTGCTTCAGGGACTCTCCACTGGCTTTCAAGGAGCCCGGCTTTTTTCAGAATATGAAGACTTTTTGATGAGTCCGAGCCTATAAACTCATCGATTTCCGCTCTGGTCATCCATTTATTAGAAAGTGCATCAAATATTTTTTTATGGGTTCT
The genomic region above belongs to Methanosarcina horonobensis HB-1 = JCM 15518 and contains:
- a CDS encoding ArsR family transcriptional regulator produces the protein MGKRTRIINDPSYLVPLLRTFGSRTHKKIFDALSNKWMTRAEIDEFIGSDSSKSLHILKKAGLLESQWRVPEAGQKPSKEYHSSYSKVQVNFQCSFEDLSDIIMLTFKPYEEVKDAMEELERLVEEGNTSMSNLTRTLNKNPFYICAVARRSERLSVMGQRLKLIEDVEENYD